taCATTGAAGTGCACAGGTGTTTCTACATTTCACTTGCGAGTCCTTTGTGGCCGGATATTGAACCCACGTCTTCTAGGTTAACTACTCAACACCTTTGTTGCTAAGCTTCCATAGCAGCTATTAAAACATTGTGAAGGCAGTGCACGGCCACTAATGGTGACCGGCCCACTGCTTTTTCCTAAAGGAGGGGCAGAGATAGAGATAAGATGCCTGAAGTAAACTATAGGTCAGGACTTGGCACTGGTGCCTTTCTAAGTATTGTGGTTGGAGAATACTTAGAATGTGATGATAGCGACTTCACATTAGCTGCAAGTGTGTGTGCATTTATACGTTCTCATTTATCAAAATGAAATTTCTACACACCTCATATCTTAAGCCTCAGGGCCGTGCGCACTGTGATGTGTTCACGTATGCTTTACATACATAGAGTTTTCCATGAGTGATGTGTGCCTATGATGTAAATGAAATGCGTCGTCAATGTTGAGATCAAAGTTCTGTCCCCTGGCATAGCAGCACGGTGCACTAGCCATTAGGCCATGATTGTGTGTATGCAAGTCGTGGCAAGGTCATCTTTCAAATGTCTAATGCATGCATCTAGATGCATGCATTTCTTGTTTTCTGCCTTCGCACAGCTAGCGCTTTAGTACACTGTGCCTTTATATGCTGTGTTGATACGTCTAGAGTGGTTCAAGTCTGTCCGCACTGTCATTTCATTCAATTAGAACTAATTCACTCTGTTTTTCTGAAATGAAATTAAATCTAGCTTGAAAGTTATTAAGTTCGTATATTCACAGGATTGCCAGAAAGTGCTACGGGTGGTGCATGCTTGTCTGTGTCTCATCATTGCTGGAAAGCTGCAGTGAATGCTACAAGCCCTCTACCAAGGCTTTCAGTTTTATTGTTTGCTTACCACTACACGCAAGAATTATGTGCCTCCATAACAGCGGTGTGACATGATGTGTGTATTAAGGCAGTTGGATTTCCTTACTCCGGATCATTTTGTAGCTGCTATGGCAGCTACCTAAAATCTGTGTAGAACTTGCACCATGGGCACACTTCAGCCACTCTGTGTTAGCTTTGCAGAAATTAAGGAGAAATACTGTTTTAACTCACAAAAATTAGGGCATGGTTGTTATCCACAGTATGTCATAAGAATGGTGTACAAGCACAGTAATGCAATGGCCATCTCGACAAACATAATGCTTCTCTGCAGTCTTATGCTGACCACCAAGCTTCTCTGCCAGAAGAAGGCAGGCACATTCGTATGAACTGGCAGAAAATTCTAATGTCTACATTCTTCAAATGATTCATTAAGAATTGAAGAAttgtaaaacaaaaataaatttgtCACTGCATTTGTTAAAATGTTTATACCACAAGATGTATTTCTAGGAACGGAAGCAGGAGAAAGGTACTACGTGCAAAGATAAATTTTTACAATgaaagctgttttgagatcacaacaagggtcgcgtGTGGTGACTTAGTAAATAAaattacgaaggacactgtagaatTCGAACACGGGtttcctgtgtgccagcccagtattctccAATGCTACGCCGGTACCTGAAACTgcgttgcaaacttgccttagacaggcttggtGTATggaaaggaatcgtgttaatatgagtaattAAGCAtgttagaacagcaaaagaacaaccaggcatcacacaatgcgaattccataacgagtgggtcatccaatgctccaacccattccaaaagcttgttcttgatcagcTATTAATTCTGGCACATACCTACGTCcggcataatttttcatcgtcgccagccactgcataaaaactTTGCGCAAAATACCTTGCTTGTGTGTAGCGAAAACCACGCTTCACTAAAAAATAACGAAGGATTGTATGCTGAATGCCTCCTTactgcacaaaaattatgattaatggtgaagtgggtaccctgcaagtgtgcttgtaccaGTTCCCCAAGGAGTGTTTAAAAAGGACTttaaaaggccgctcttttagcttttgttgtgactgtgctgtgcgttccgTGCAAGCCTGGCAGTTTTTCTTGTGCCACTGTCACATGCCTGCTTTCAATAAGCCTTAAAACCAAAGGACATTTAAACATGCTTGCCTAATGCACTCTTTTGTGTCAGAATGGGGCTTATGGAATTCAATTATCATCAAATATAATGGCTATGAAAGTGTTACTTTGGTATTAGTAGCGTTGATGAAGATGTGTTCTCCTTTAGGAGTGTCGCCTGTCTCCTTGTTCAATTCCTGTGATCACGATATTCTAATTCTGTTACATGGTTACTACAGTGAACTCCACTGAGTTCTTCTTGTGGACATGACCAGCCTGCCATACCTCATGCTGAGGAACCTCTTAAAAGGGAGAAAATTACCCATGGACACAGTAACCAGCCATTAATCAAGAAGCAACTTGAAATATATGCATGATGCTTTTCTGGAAAATGATCGAGGGTGTGGCCCTTGCAGATCATTAGCTCGATTTCAAAAATCATTCATTCATACAGTATACCTGTCTTAATCTACTAGTGAGCATGacattcaaatgcactgaatAGCACCGCAAGCAGCTCGTCCGAGTTGCTGATTCGGATGagatttttagaggcgaagctccttagggcatgggctgtgcgtcccctgtagcctgtatgtagccacctctagtttagttcttgcagtgttcactagatggcggtaccgtcccctgtatgtagccacctctagtttagttcttgcagtgttcactagatggcggtaccgtctcctgtatgtagccacctctcgtttagttcttgtagtgtttactagatggtggtacttgtagctgatgatgaaaagatgcaagatgttataaactagaaagcggtacttgtagttgatgaaagacgcgagatcttataaaataggaatgatgtcacatatggcgcgtgtcattggttgaaggcaatcgttcgatttagtgcggcgacgtacgctagggggagcgatgtaataaaatcgagtgggcaaaatgtacaaaggattcatggtttaccaggtttacctccggagcttcgcccactcatcatcattcacttcgtggatatggcggaattttttttgtaattgagACCGGGGTGGGATTACCATAATTTGACAACTTATGTTCATGTTTGCACATATATATGCTCCTGCACAACCACTTTAGTCATGGTTGTCAGCAGTAGTCGGTTAGGGGGGCGCAACAAACCTTGGttggttgatatgtggtgtttaacgtcccaaaaccactatatgattatgagagacgccgtagtggagggctccggaaatttcgaccacatgggggtctttaacgtgcacccaaatctgagcacatgggcctacaacatttccgattccatcggaaatgcagctgccacagccgggattcaatcccgtgacctgcgggtcagcagccgagtactttaaccactagaccaccgcggtggggcatgtgCAACAAATCTTTGATGTAACGCGGCAGAGATGAGGGGTTCTGTTGTAGCTTGTGTGAAGGCCACCCCCTGCCGATGCCCACACTCGTAATCTCtccgtcacccccccccccccccacacacacacacacacgcacacacacacgtacacacatacgcacgcacacacacacacacacaccatcttCCGCTAAATGAAACCATGTACAGgcgcgaagcagcgggcgctaacgcttacattCTACGttgcttacactggcggcggagTTGCGCCGGGCCGCGGGGAGAGATCCCCAGGGGAGAGAGAGAGCAGGAAGTGAACATAAGGTATCAGCCGCTGTCGGTGAGGCGAGAGAGGGTGAGAGGAGGGTGGGAGGGAGATTGATTGATCTGGGGTGTTTAACGTACCAagaccgccatatgattatgagtgacgccgtagtagagggctccggaaatttcaaccacctggggctctttaacgtgcacccaaattgagcacacgggcctacagcattttcgcctccatcgaaaatgcagccgccgcagccgagattcgatcccgcgacgtgggAGAAAGATGGGGAAGGGACACGCATGAGCACTGGAGCGCGGACGCCACCAGATTAAGCTCGTTCTAAAAGTGAAAGCTTGACGCGCTTTTGCCCTGAGCCGCTGTGGGCCTGTGCGTGATATAGACGAGAATGCAGGGGCCGGCACAAGTGGCAACTCTATTGGCAAGCGAGGAGACCGACATTGGGATGATGGAAGTGTTGCAATAACTTCGTTTGGCACTTGTGTTGCTCTTGCTGGTGAGGGCTACGCACCACGTACCTCCTTGCACCTTCTTCTGAAGTGGCCACTACCGACATCTGTGAATTTTCGTGGCCTCGAGTGATATTTCTTAGTGACAGCGTAATAGTCAACTTGCCCTCACCGTTATGAATTCCTTTTCTACCGCTATAAATTTATAATCTCTTGGTACAGCCTTAATATGGTGTCTATAAACACCAAGCATGCCCTTACCGCCTTTAGATCCCGGTTTCCGCTCTCCTAGTAGATTACAGCACGCTAACTCAGGCCAGCCTCTCTTCTTTCCTTCAAAATGTAAGGAGGAATGAGAACAATACGCCGTATAGCGGGCCATCTCTTTAGCCAGAAGCGCTGAAATGGGGTATAGCCTTACGCCAATAAACCACGTTTCAAAACTAATTTTCTCTGCTTTGTAACCATCGTTTCTGCTATTCCGCGTGCTATCGCGCTTATGTCCGTGCCTCTCTAGCTCAGTGTAAACTGTGTGCTGGTTGTAGGTTTAAGCAAAACACTGTTTGAAACGCTTGAATTTGCCGCCTCCGCAGTACGAACATCGTGCAACTAAAAAAACTGCTGGTATTCATGCTATTTTTCCACTATTAATGTTAAGGTGAATATTAGTAGCAACATGGGCGAGAATCATAGTTGATGAAATTTTAGGCATAGAATGTTTAGGTGTGTTTGTTGGCTTGGCTTGTCAGCTGAATTGGCCACCCAATGCTCTCAGCTGACAAAGAAATTCATCGCCATCGTGATCAGTAATTCTAAAATGTCGTGCGACTGTCGTGTTTTGCATGTTGGTAGCCGCATTTGGCGTGATGAGCTGCTTGCGCGAGCTTGGATTACTGAACCGCTTTGATGAGTAGAGGACTTCACACGCGGACATTACCAAACAAACTTAATTGTACCTCGTTTCTTGCTTGTATGGGCAGCATGGAGACCTAACTGAAGTCCACAGCCGCCGATCCGTGTTCTTCGAAAGCTTGATATGCTCAGGTGTTCACTGTGGCTGCTGGCAAACTTATTCAGCAAGTCCCTTTCTCAATCGTTCGATGCTTGTACAATGTCGGGGACAACAGACACGTGCGCTACGTCTCTCCCTGAAAGGTTTGAAAAAGTGGAAGGTTCGACGGGCAAGTTTAATGACGTGGTGCTGAACTACTCGGTGAAGATGGGAGACGCTAAAAAGGTCGTCGTTTTCTTCGGTGGTGACATACAGGTAAAATTTGTTTTTCAGCAGTGCTCACGTATCGTTTTCTGACGATTTATCGTGTACTTTTGGTGCACCCACGAGCGGCGCGTAATGTCCGGTGATCGGAAGCTTTAGTGTAATCTAGCTGAATATGTTTACAAATTCCACGAAATGTCGGGGTCAATTTACTAATTCCCCTCCTACTAGCGGGAAATGCGTAATTTTGCTAGTAGCGTGTTGCGTTGTAGTATGGCTACGTGCATGCGAGCTTGCGATTCCTTCACTCCAGTTACGTTACGAAAACTATTCGCATGAGTATGGTTTCCCCTGTTCTGTGTGAAGTCATTGCATTTATTATTGTTGCATAACTATATTACTCTCTTCGTTGGACCGAGAGAATTCAATAACAGTTAACCAGGAATGTAAGGCTTGTGTTGTCTTGCTGCTATTTTCCATTTTGGCATTGTATAAAATGCCCCACTTGACGAATATTTCAAACATTCTTGCAGGACTTTCCAGAAGCAATGATGAAGCATCGTGATAACAGGCTATACGTGCAGTGGAACCTCGAAAACATGGCCACACTGATGGGAAAGCACTTCCCCAACGCTCACTGCATCATCATTAGGCCAAACAGGCTTCAGTACCTCACATTCAGCTGTTATGACAACTTTGTTGAGAGCAACGACATGGGGGCACCGACTCACGAATTCAGCATTTCTGCATTGGAGCACATGCACGCTCTTCTCAGCACGTTGTCTACGAGGCTGAACGACAAAACGGATAAGGCAAAGTATGGTCCTGTTGCCACGACATTGCTGGAACATCCAGTGACGCTTATTGGATTCAGCAAAGGCTGTGTTGTCCTCAACCAATTCCTATATGCTATGAAGGCACTGGAGGTCGCCCCTGATGACGATGTCGGTCAGCTCGTCCGCAGAATAAAAGCAATGTACTGGTTAGATGGTGGTCACTCGGGCGGATCTAATACATGGGTAACCAAGGAGGCGGCCATGAAACCTTTGAAACATTTGGACATCAAGGTCTACATCCATGTGACACCATACCAAGTGCTGTGTAGCTCAAGGCCCTGGATAGGCAAAGAAGAGAAAGTGTTTAGAGAGACTCTGAAGAAATTGGGGGTTGACGTGACACGGAAGATCTATCATGAagacgagccatcttctctggaAATGCACTTTGCTGTACTTGAGGAGTTCAAGGAGGTCGCGTGACTGTGGGACTTCTGCAGCTTGTTTGTGCTAGCACGGACTTCAAGACACGAGAATGCTATGTGTTTGCTGGTTTGTTTCATCAGTGCACAACATTTTGTGAGACTCCTGCATTCATAAGTTAATGTGACTGGTTCTGTGAATGTCATCGATCGCACAGTTAATGTGACTGGTTCTGTGAATGTCATCGATCGCACTAAGGCTTGTGTATTAGAGGCCCATGTAAGCAGATAATTTATTGAGGCCCCACTACTTCACTTGTGTCATGTCCACGTGGTGAGCCTGAATGAACTCGGGCTGCAAGGTAAAGCTGTTTTGTGTGGATGAACCCGGTGTTCTAGTGACCTCAGAAACCTACTGAATGGTTATATGTTATTAGTGGTTGTGGGACTTGTATGTGGAGCAAGAGTGTATACGATTGTAGTTCCTTGCTGCAATTATAAAGACAAACTTGTTGCGATCGGGGAGATGTCAGTGATCAAGATGGAATCAACCTGGTGCATGTTGTTGGAGGCCACTGTTCATTCAGTGCACATGTCTAGTAATGTTACTaatactgctgctgctgcaactGAGTCTACATCAGTGACATTGATCTTTGTAAGTGCATGACCAAATGCACTTTGTAGGCAGCAGCTATATTTTAACCTTATAGTGCAACTGGCTTCTAGGGCGAGTACTAAAATGAGTACATGCATATTGCAACACACACCACTTTTGGACGTTCTAAGTGCTTTGCACTATAGTTTCCAAGAAAATGGTGGGAAGAAAGAAGGTGCAGTAATGCAGGGAAGCTGTCTGTTAAGTATTGTGTAAAATGTTGCATTTGTATTAGTGCTATATTTTTTGATGTCTTTCATAGTAGTACGCATCACTTGACAGTGCTATTATGGCTTTATGTGCAACAGATTTTCAGAACTGTTCGAATGTACTGGAAAGGAGTCGAACATACAGATGGCAGTATGTTAAACAATGCTGGGACAGTTAGACTTCATATTTCATTACATTAGCTGTTCATTATGCTATATCTTTCAGCATTCAACCCGGTAAAAGAAAATATCAAGTGAAATAAGCAAAAGCAACAACTCCACTGTGCATGCATTTGACTTTTTCACTAGTGTATGTGGCTGTTGTACTGATACAGTTCAGAAACGTAACATAAACATATTGAAGTTCGGCTTCCTGATGACTCTAATACACtggtgaaagagagagaaaactttttATTTAAACGATTCAAATAAATATTGTGAGGGGGTTCTTAACCCAACAGGCACTGCCGTTTCTCTTGTccaacaagtaaagacagtggtTTAGCACTAGTCTCCTATGAATTCATCCACAAAAGCTTTGGACATGCACATCACAACTTGAATTGTTTGGCAGCTGCAGCTACGTGATGGTTTTATGGGCAAATTAATACGTTGACTGCCAGGAGTTCGGTGCATACTCCTTAGCAGTATGTAGGAATGAAAATTTGAACTTATGCATGTTTCCAAAACGCCTATACTTTTGAAGAATGGCCTCATACAGCTTAAGACATTGCTCGCTGCAGCTCCTGGACTGACAGTACTAATACTGTGCAACAACGCCAATAGTCTGCAGCCGAATTCCTAATGTTAACCTGACAGCTGTTGTGCTCCAGGAACACCAATACCTTTTGTGGTGCACTAACTATCTAAATGAGTATGTCATTCTCACGGACTTGCTGTGAGTCATTCCCTGGGATTGAGGTATTGCTAAACATTGGCAATTCATAAAATTGGCACAGAAGTAACTGTTCAAACGATTTTGATGCACCATATCATCAAATAACAGTTTTCAAACCACATGAGTGTGCACTTAGTGGAATATGTGCTCCTCTAAATATTACTGGTTTCTTTTTCTTAGCCGCAGAGTTCTCCAACGTAAGTTCGCAGCTGGCATGTGTTGTGTTGATGTTTGTGCCATTTTCGCTTGAGACGCTGTGTAAcattttatataattttttgCCATGCTATCGTTAATATGTTCTAAAATTTTATTGCATTAGGCTCTCATGCATGTGTCTGTGCAAGAAAGAGCCACTACCTTTGTCAATGGCGGCCCCAAATGCTGACCTTGAGCTATAGTGTGTTGTAGATTATGTAGGTGTTTTATAggttatataaaaaaaagaaatttagaTTCGCCCATGGCCATCGCTGTGCCTCCCAAAGAAAATTTTCATAAATGCTCCATCCAATCGTgattgcttatttttgtgacgttAAGCAGTTGAGAAGTCATCGCGGCGTTGCTAAGGAGAGAAACTTGGGGAGGCGCAAATTCACGCTGTGATGGACCGCTGTTTTCTACTCGAACatgtcaatcgctgctaatggacAGTGAGAGACAATACTCCAATTGGACGCAGAGACTCGCAGtgtgcttttagttaacgcgcaggctgcaaattcttattgttcaacaacgctcagGCGAAATCTCCCATtgacactaccttggaggtcaagacaggccccggaaactcggcGCTAGTTTCACTTTTaaagaacatgcacgctcgtattggttgccgggcatcctataTAAGATCCGGTTGAACGGAGTGAGGTTATGTAAATGTTTGCATTTATTGGCttttagaagtaaatgaaaaatttGGCAACCTGTAAAGAACTTCTCTTTTGTTTATGTCTCTTCTTGTTCCTCATTTCGCGAATTTTAAATTAGGCGAAGAGCGGGAAGTGATCGACttgcgttcgtagcgcttgcctccgctccttctcgctcagcgatattagaagTTGGATCGCGCTCACTTATCTCGCTCGGTGGGCGtgtcaactacgggaaagataaataCAGCACGTTGTGGCGGGCGCGCAGAGAACGGAAGCTGCAGTAagctacgccgaacaagtcaACGATGCATTCGACGAAAATGGCTCCATCGGGCAACATATGTGCTCTGCGGTGTGCTAACCCGGGAATTTCTAGTTCCGCGATGGTTTTttcagcgtttc
Above is a window of Rhipicephalus microplus isolate Deutch F79 chromosome 1, USDA_Rmic, whole genome shotgun sequence DNA encoding:
- the LOC119177785 gene encoding mitochondrial protein C2orf69; translated protein: MLRCSLWLLANLFSKSLSQSFDACTMSGTTDTCATSLPERFEKVEGSTGKFNDVVLNYSVKMGDAKKVVVFFGGDIQDFPEAMMKHRDNRLYVQWNLENMATLMGKHFPNAHCIIIRPNRLQYLTFSCYDNFVESNDMGAPTHEFSISALEHMHALLSTLSTRLNDKTDKAKYGPVATTLLEHPVTLIGFSKGCVVLNQFLYAMKALEVAPDDDVGQLVRRIKAMYWLDGGHSGGSNTWVTKEAAMKPLKHLDIKVYIHVTPYQVLCSSRPWIGKEEKVFRETLKKLGVDVTRKIYHEDEPSSLEMHFAVLEEFKEVA